Proteins encoded together in one Chryseobacterium taklimakanense window:
- a CDS encoding RagB/SusD family nutrient uptake outer membrane protein, translating into MKNWNKIIAASFLAISLTSCDRELDIAPQGPPTEATFWNTEYDLITGANAMYRLIYDSEFYGRGLFWYINASDDMITGRSKGEADNAKNFSSAYIGAGDLEKQWDMRYTIIFRANQIIKNIDRIQTSQEVKNKYLGEALFMSSRMYFELASNYGNSKAGVPIVDPTAEASLEAIPRAANVMENYNMIVRDLKRAVDLLPAQEALPATDYGRPHKVAAMALLAKTYLFMEDWKNAEYWAGKVMTDGKRALLPKYADVFKAENNYGSEYIHSVPSTPGFGAWGSILPGVMLENKGWGEYNGWGYFQPTKELYDEFEPGDERREVTILKPGDKFMFNGKERTYSSTNSLSGYQFNKYMDAFKYDLKSGHVSPDGNYPNTDLAVPIMRYAEVILIKAEALLKQGKNADAEINMIRRRAGLSPKINATMADLKHERRCELAGEWADRHRDLVRWGDAQAAYAKPLHGVDGKVVWPARTFNPSVHNVWAVPQRVITNSKGIIKQNEGW; encoded by the coding sequence ATGAAAAACTGGAATAAAATAATTGCCGCATCTTTCTTAGCAATTTCTCTTACATCCTGCGACAGGGAGCTGGACATCGCCCCCCAAGGGCCGCCCACAGAGGCTACCTTCTGGAATACCGAATACGATCTGATTACCGGTGCCAATGCAATGTACCGCCTGATCTACGATTCTGAATTCTACGGTAGAGGCTTGTTTTGGTACATCAACGCATCTGATGATATGATTACAGGCCGCTCCAAGGGCGAGGCAGATAATGCTAAAAACTTCAGCAGCGCCTACATCGGCGCCGGTGATCTGGAAAAGCAATGGGATATGCGCTATACGATAATATTCCGTGCAAACCAGATTATTAAAAATATCGACCGGATTCAGACAAGTCAGGAGGTTAAAAACAAATATCTCGGAGAGGCGCTTTTTATGAGCTCCAGGATGTATTTTGAACTTGCATCAAACTACGGCAACAGCAAAGCCGGCGTGCCGATAGTAGATCCCACAGCTGAGGCATCGCTGGAAGCCATCCCGCGTGCCGCAAATGTGATGGAAAACTACAACATGATCGTCCGAGACCTGAAACGAGCAGTAGACCTGCTCCCGGCGCAGGAGGCTCTGCCGGCTACCGATTATGGCCGCCCTCATAAAGTGGCCGCGATGGCGCTTCTCGCTAAAACTTACCTTTTCATGGAAGACTGGAAAAATGCTGAATATTGGGCCGGAAAGGTAATGACTGATGGCAAGCGAGCCCTTCTCCCAAAATATGCCGATGTATTTAAAGCAGAAAACAACTATGGCTCCGAGTACATCCACTCCGTACCTTCCACTCCTGGGTTCGGGGCGTGGGGCAGCATCTTGCCCGGGGTAATGCTGGAGAACAAAGGCTGGGGCGAATATAATGGCTGGGGCTATTTTCAGCCCACCAAGGAACTTTATGATGAATTTGAGCCGGGAGATGAGAGAAGAGAAGTCACCATACTGAAGCCAGGAGACAAATTTATGTTCAACGGCAAAGAACGCACATATTCTTCCACGAACTCACTGAGTGGCTATCAGTTTAATAAGTACATGGATGCCTTCAAATATGATCTGAAATCCGGCCATGTAAGCCCCGATGGAAACTATCCCAATACAGACCTCGCCGTACCCATCATGAGATATGCAGAAGTAATCCTCATAAAGGCCGAGGCACTACTTAAACAAGGAAAAAATGCGGATGCAGAAATTAATATGATCCGTCGCAGAGCAGGGCTATCTCCCAAAATCAATGCCACAATGGCAGACCTGAAACACGAGCGCAGATGCGAACTTGCCGGGGAATGGGCAGACCGTCACCGCGACCTTGTACGCTGGGGCGATGCTCAGGCGGCCTACGCCAAACCACTCCACGGGGTGGATGGAAAAGTAGTATGGCCGGCAAGAACATTCAACCCGAGTGTGCATAATGTGTGGGCGGTGCCGCAGCGCGTGATCACAAACAGTAAAGGTATCATCAAACAAAACGAGGGCTGGTAA
- a CDS encoding SusC/RagA family TonB-linked outer membrane protein: MNKLFIPVSLLCIGTLAAQTADSLRAKTIEEVVVVGYGSQRKSKVSNAVSQVELDKIGSRSLSGVGSALQGKAPGVTVINEGGDPTSSPRVNIRGLGGINGEAPLYVVDGVVFEGTPNINPNDVESISVLKDASAAIYGARASGGVVLISTKQGKRGALNVELDAKYGISKAWKLRHSLNASEFQSVMTQAYQNEGKAVPDAFDPAKYPDGAITRTDWVEEIFRTGVTQEYNINLTGGGDSSRFFVGMNHRSMEGILDNTQAKRYSFRVNSDHTVNDWLKIGENMYYHFSDGNSANTASGYTGAILAAMYYPSNVPVYDQNGNFSGLPISVAGSYGDMINPVAYLKRLTYKNPTHEILINPYVEISLLDGLKFRSNFSQTFRLADSKEFTHRVLEVGKIFDFNRLEQNSSNMSSSLAEQILSYKKTFSGHTIDATVGYTFQKNISDGFSARGEDFRNEHPNYQYLVNANDNKNVSSYKYSDALTSLLGRVNYDYRSRYIISLLGRRDGSSMVSKDNRYENYYAVSGAWGLGRESFFENVSWMRDFKLRASYGVLGNLGGISYDAVNPVMRRENYIIFGQDPQPNVAYFPSVYPNPNLKWGKSEQTNFGIDMGFLNGRLTLTADYFIKKSKDQIFEVPLPITAGYKTTFINAGLFEDKGYEIGLNFQGPRGREIFYSFNANLSHLQNKVKEMPVQQISMNNSVRGVLYPTRVVVGDALYSFYGYKTAGLFQSQEEINNYKDANGVLIQPNAKPGDIKFLKKEGNTGRLNNDDMVYLGNPYPKLNYGFSANFSYKGFDINAFFQGVYGSKIFNGLKFITLNPGGTGQNYNMDTDILNAWTPNNTGASIPRLAIGDPSGNYSRVSDFYIEKGDYLRLKNLTVGYTLPLKYTEMIDIKSVRIYITADNLVTFTNYKGFDPEVGMNNYGIDIGRYPQARTVLFGLNVGL; this comes from the coding sequence ATGAACAAACTATTCATCCCGGTTTCGCTGCTGTGCATCGGAACCTTGGCGGCTCAGACGGCAGACAGCCTCAGAGCGAAAACAATCGAAGAGGTGGTGGTAGTCGGATATGGCAGCCAGAGGAAATCCAAAGTTTCGAACGCGGTATCTCAGGTAGAGCTGGATAAAATCGGCTCCAGATCGCTCTCAGGAGTAGGTTCTGCACTTCAGGGGAAGGCACCCGGCGTCACTGTGATCAATGAGGGCGGTGATCCGACTTCCTCACCGCGCGTAAATATCCGCGGCTTGGGGGGCATCAATGGTGAGGCTCCCCTGTATGTGGTAGATGGCGTAGTTTTCGAAGGTACGCCGAACATTAACCCGAATGATGTTGAATCCATCTCTGTGCTGAAGGACGCCTCTGCCGCCATCTATGGAGCGCGGGCTTCCGGTGGTGTGGTTCTTATTAGCACGAAACAGGGCAAAAGAGGCGCTCTAAATGTAGAGCTGGATGCTAAATATGGGATTTCCAAGGCATGGAAACTTAGGCATTCCCTAAATGCTTCTGAATTCCAGAGCGTGATGACGCAGGCCTACCAGAATGAAGGCAAGGCGGTTCCAGATGCTTTTGATCCTGCTAAATATCCTGATGGCGCTATTACGAGAACTGACTGGGTGGAGGAAATATTTCGCACGGGTGTTACTCAGGAGTACAATATAAACCTGACGGGCGGTGGGGACAGCTCTCGTTTCTTCGTTGGTATGAACCACCGCTCTATGGAGGGAATTTTAGACAACACCCAGGCTAAAAGGTATAGCTTCCGGGTAAATTCCGACCACACGGTAAATGATTGGCTGAAAATCGGCGAAAATATGTATTATCATTTTTCTGACGGCAATTCGGCTAACACGGCCAGCGGCTATACGGGCGCTATTCTCGCAGCAATGTATTACCCGTCGAATGTTCCTGTCTATGATCAGAACGGAAATTTCTCCGGCCTGCCGATCAGCGTGGCAGGGAGCTACGGCGATATGATCAACCCCGTGGCCTACCTGAAAAGACTTACCTATAAAAACCCAACCCACGAGATTCTTATCAATCCTTATGTTGAGATCTCCCTGCTGGACGGGCTGAAATTCCGTTCAAACTTTTCACAAACCTTCCGCCTGGCAGACAGCAAGGAATTCACGCACCGTGTGTTAGAGGTTGGAAAGATATTCGACTTTAACAGGCTTGAGCAGAATTCCAGCAACATGTCCAGCAGCCTTGCCGAACAGATTCTAAGCTATAAAAAAACATTCAGCGGTCATACTATTGATGCTACGGTAGGCTATACATTCCAGAAAAACATATCAGATGGCTTCTCAGCAAGGGGGGAGGATTTTAGAAATGAGCATCCAAACTACCAATATCTGGTAAATGCCAATGATAATAAAAATGTATCCAGCTATAAATATTCTGATGCGCTCACATCGCTGCTTGGCCGTGTGAATTACGATTATAGAAGCAGATACATTATAAGCTTGCTGGGCCGCCGCGACGGATCCTCTATGGTATCTAAAGATAACCGTTATGAAAACTACTACGCTGTTTCCGGGGCATGGGGCCTTGGCAGGGAGAGCTTCTTTGAGAATGTAAGCTGGATGAGGGATTTTAAATTGCGTGCGAGCTATGGTGTGCTGGGGAATCTCGGGGGCATATCGTATGACGCTGTAAATCCAGTAATGAGGAGGGAAAATTACATCATATTTGGCCAGGACCCTCAGCCGAATGTAGCATACTTCCCAAGTGTATACCCCAACCCTAATTTGAAATGGGGTAAATCTGAGCAGACTAACTTCGGTATCGATATGGGCTTCCTGAACGGCCGCCTGACGCTCACCGCAGATTATTTCATCAAAAAATCCAAAGACCAGATTTTTGAAGTGCCTTTGCCGATCACGGCGGGTTACAAGACCACCTTCATAAACGCGGGGCTTTTTGAGGATAAAGGATACGAGATCGGCCTCAACTTTCAGGGACCGCGCGGAAGAGAGATTTTTTACAGCTTTAATGCCAACCTGAGCCACCTTCAGAACAAGGTGAAGGAAATGCCGGTACAGCAGATTTCGATGAACAACAGTGTCCGCGGCGTGCTATATCCTACCAGAGTAGTCGTGGGCGACGCTTTGTACTCATTCTACGGTTATAAAACTGCGGGTCTCTTCCAGTCTCAGGAGGAAATCAATAATTACAAGGATGCCAATGGTGTCCTGATCCAGCCGAATGCGAAGCCCGGCGACATTAAATTCCTTAAAAAAGAAGGCAATACCGGCAGGCTGAACAACGATGATATGGTTTACCTCGGGAATCCTTATCCTAAACTCAACTACGGCTTCAGCGCTAATTTTAGCTATAAAGGCTTCGACATCAACGCATTCTTCCAGGGGGTGTACGGCAGCAAGATTTTCAACGGGCTGAAATTCATCACCCTGAACCCGGGCGGTACAGGACAGAATTACAATATGGATACAGATATCCTCAACGCCTGGACGCCAAACAATACCGGCGCCTCTATCCCTCGCCTGGCGATTGGCGACCCTTCCGGGAACTACTCCCGCGTGTCGGATTTCTACATTGAGAAAGGAGATTATCTCCGCCTGAAAAACCTTACCGTGGGCTACACGCTCCCGCTGAAATACACCGAGATGATCGACATCAAATCAGTCAGAATTTACATCACGGCAGATAACCTTGTGACCTTTACAAACTACAAAGGCTTCGATCCTGAAGTGGGGATGAATAACTATGGTATTGATATTGGCCGCTATCCACAGGCGCGCACCGTTCTCTTCGGGTTAAATGTTGGACTTTAA